From one Luteipulveratus mongoliensis genomic stretch:
- a CDS encoding RNA polymerase sigma factor, whose protein sequence is MNESLLRDLVPAVIGVLVRRGADFASAEDAVQDALVEAVRLWPNDLPRDPKGWLVTVSWRKFLDAARAETSRRRREERIEDEPMPGPVGAVDDTLRLYFLCAHPSLTPASSVALTLRAVGGLTTRQIAQAYLVPEATMAQRISRAKRTVADARFTETGDVATVLRVLYLVFNEGYSGDVDLAAEAIRLTRQLAARFHDEEVAGLLALMLLHHARRPARTTTDGSLVTLADQDRRLWDTGLIAEGVDILQTALVGDRLGQFQAQAAIAALHADAQTAEETDWVQIVEWYDELVRLTDSPVARLNRAVAVGEADGPRAGLAALAELDPALPRYTAVAAYLHERDGDPATAARLYADAAGSAPSIPERDHLMREAARLNAQLRG, encoded by the coding sequence GTGAACGAGTCGCTGCTGCGGGATCTCGTGCCCGCGGTGATTGGTGTCCTCGTGCGGCGCGGCGCGGACTTTGCGTCCGCCGAGGACGCCGTGCAGGACGCCTTGGTCGAGGCCGTACGTCTGTGGCCGAATGATCTGCCACGTGACCCCAAGGGCTGGCTGGTCACCGTCTCCTGGCGCAAGTTCCTCGACGCGGCCCGCGCTGAGACCTCCCGGCGGCGACGCGAGGAACGCATCGAGGACGAGCCCATGCCCGGACCGGTCGGGGCGGTGGACGACACGCTCCGGCTGTACTTCCTGTGCGCTCACCCGTCCCTGACACCGGCATCCTCCGTCGCACTCACATTGCGCGCGGTGGGCGGCCTGACCACGCGGCAGATCGCGCAGGCTTACCTGGTGCCGGAGGCGACCATGGCTCAGCGGATCAGCCGCGCCAAGCGGACCGTCGCAGACGCCCGGTTCACCGAGACCGGCGACGTCGCCACGGTGCTGCGCGTGCTCTATCTCGTCTTCAACGAGGGCTACTCGGGCGATGTGGACCTTGCCGCCGAGGCCATACGGCTCACCCGCCAGCTGGCGGCCAGGTTCCATGACGAGGAGGTCGCAGGCCTCCTCGCGCTGATGCTGCTGCACCACGCCCGGCGTCCAGCGCGGACCACGACTGACGGCAGCCTCGTGACCTTGGCCGACCAGGATCGCCGTCTCTGGGATACCGGTCTGATCGCCGAGGGCGTCGACATCCTCCAGACGGCCCTCGTCGGCGACCGGCTGGGCCAGTTCCAGGCCCAGGCAGCCATCGCCGCGCTGCACGCCGATGCCCAGACCGCTGAGGAGACCGACTGGGTCCAGATCGTCGAGTGGTACGACGAGCTCGTACGCCTCACGGACAGTCCGGTGGCGCGCCTCAACCGAGCCGTCGCGGTGGGCGAGGCCGATGGGCCGCGAGCCGGCCTGGCGGCCCTGGCGGAGCTCGATCCCGCACTCCCCCGCTACACCGCTGTCGCGGCCTACCTGCACGAGCGTGACGGCGACCCGGCTACGGCTGCACGGCTCTACGCCGATGCCGCCGGATCAGCGCCGAGCATCCCCGAACGCGACCATCTCATGAGAGAGGCTGCACGGCTGAACGCCCAGCTGCGCGGCTGA
- a CDS encoding YciI family protein: MAKYLLLKHYRGGPAPTVDYPPMDRWTPEEVDAHVQFMRDFAARLEESGEFVEHQALAPGGAFVRSDGEGRPPVTDGPFAETKDLIAGWTVIDVESWDRAMQVASELSDAPGPGGTSLHEWLEVRPFYGVQAAVTE, translated from the coding sequence ATGGCCAAGTACCTGCTGCTCAAGCACTACCGGGGTGGCCCGGCCCCCACGGTGGACTACCCGCCGATGGACCGGTGGACGCCGGAGGAGGTCGACGCGCACGTCCAGTTCATGCGCGACTTCGCGGCCCGGCTAGAGGAGTCGGGCGAGTTCGTGGAGCACCAAGCGCTGGCTCCCGGAGGCGCCTTCGTACGGTCCGACGGCGAGGGGCGACCGCCGGTGACCGACGGTCCGTTCGCCGAGACCAAGGACCTGATCGCCGGGTGGACCGTCATCGACGTCGAGTCATGGGACCGGGCCATGCAGGTGGCCAGTGAGCTGTCCGATGCCCCCGGCCCCGGCGGCACGTCGCTTCACGAGTGGCTCGAGGTGCGTCCGTTCTACGGCGTGCAGGCCGCGGTCACTGAGTGA
- a CDS encoding pyridoxamine 5'-phosphate oxidase family protein, whose product MRQNEITEVLDRPLSRELLARDLTRLAYVAKDGTPRTIPIAFAWNGSEAVMCTAKNAPKLHALKANPMVALTIDTEAHPPKILLIRGRAELDYVDGIPQEYLQPTSSYEMSAEQRVEWEAGVRSLYHDGMVRIVVTPTWAKLIDFESTLPSAVEELLQQQAERQAS is encoded by the coding sequence ATGCGACAGAACGAGATCACCGAGGTGCTGGACCGACCGCTCAGTCGAGAGCTGTTGGCCCGAGATCTGACCCGCTTGGCCTACGTGGCCAAGGACGGCACACCGCGCACCATCCCGATCGCGTTCGCCTGGAACGGCTCCGAGGCGGTCATGTGCACCGCCAAGAACGCTCCGAAGCTGCACGCCTTGAAGGCGAACCCGATGGTTGCCCTGACGATCGACACCGAGGCCCACCCGCCCAAGATCCTGCTCATCCGAGGTAGGGCCGAGCTGGACTATGTCGACGGCATCCCGCAGGAGTATCTCCAGCCGACCAGCTCCTATGAGATGTCGGCCGAGCAACGGGTCGAGTGGGAGGCCGGCGTGCGTTCGCTCTATCACGACGGCATGGTCCGGATCGTCGTCACTCCGACCTGGGCGAAGCTGATCGATTTCGAGTCGACGCTGCCGAGCGCTGTCGAGGAGCTGCTTCAGCAGCAGGCGGAGCGTCAGGCGAGCTGA
- a CDS encoding acyl-CoA thioester hydrolase/BAAT C-terminal domain-containing protein: MERQPLTSPDGVLFVPENPCGTGVLVLSGSSGRLEEQRARMLAGHGATAMSIRWFGGPGQQAGPYDVPLETFIAALDDLAARCDRLVMMGSSWGAEASLLVAAHDPRLDAVVAFAPTPVVWAGVRPDGQQTSHWTLGGEPVPFVPYVDDWEAPDDPPAYRELYAESLAAASADQLAAATIPVERITGDVVLVAGGDDQVWPAMDWAPTILDRRARHGLQTTVVTDPDAGHRTPLPRETPVSGGQTMARGGSPEADAALGHLAWPHILTALRMSRT, translated from the coding sequence ATGGAGCGACAGCCGCTGACGTCCCCCGATGGAGTGCTGTTCGTGCCTGAGAATCCTTGTGGCACAGGCGTTCTCGTCCTCTCGGGGTCCAGTGGTCGGCTCGAGGAGCAGCGAGCGCGAATGCTCGCCGGACACGGTGCCACGGCGATGTCGATCCGGTGGTTCGGCGGCCCCGGCCAGCAGGCCGGGCCTTACGACGTGCCGCTCGAGACGTTCATCGCGGCACTCGATGACCTGGCCGCCCGGTGCGACCGCCTCGTGATGATGGGCTCGTCGTGGGGCGCGGAGGCATCGCTGCTGGTGGCGGCTCACGACCCGAGACTGGACGCCGTCGTGGCCTTCGCGCCGACGCCCGTGGTGTGGGCAGGCGTACGACCGGACGGTCAGCAGACCTCGCACTGGACCTTGGGCGGTGAGCCCGTGCCGTTCGTGCCGTACGTCGATGACTGGGAGGCGCCCGACGACCCGCCTGCCTATCGGGAGCTGTACGCCGAGAGCCTGGCTGCCGCATCGGCCGACCAGCTGGCGGCGGCGACGATCCCGGTCGAGCGGATCACTGGTGACGTCGTCCTCGTTGCTGGCGGAGACGACCAGGTCTGGCCAGCGATGGACTGGGCGCCCACGATCCTCGACCGGAGGGCGCGGCACGGTCTGCAGACGACCGTCGTCACCGATCCCGACGCCGGCCACCGGACGCCCCTCCCCCGAGAGACGCCCGTCAGCGGTGGCCAGACGATGGCCCGGGGCGGGTCACCGGAGGCGGATGCCGCACTTGGCCACCTGGCGTGGCCACACATTCTCACCGCTCTCCGGATGTCGAGAACATGA